One window from the genome of Molothrus ater isolate BHLD 08-10-18 breed brown headed cowbird chromosome 5, BPBGC_Mater_1.1, whole genome shotgun sequence encodes:
- the AVPR1A gene encoding vasopressin V1a receptor, with amino-acid sequence MRLAGGAGSPRAVPSPGNGSRWRAAEPGGGSSPSPEAWSGSPNGSLGGWDPFGRDEELAKLEIAVLAVTFAVAVVGNGSVLLALRRTPRKASRMHLFIRHLSLADLVVAFFQVLPQLCWEVTHRFHGPDGLCRVVKHLQVFGMFASAYMLVAMTADRYIAVCHPLKTLQQPTKRSYGMIAAAWALSLLLSTPQYFIFSLSEVERGSQVYDCWAHFIMPWGPRAYITWITGGIFIAPVLILIICYGFICYRIWRNVRGKTRPGEAAAAGGGRRAGDDGGPRRGLLLAPCVSNVKTISRAKIRTVKMTFVIVSVYVVCWAPFFTIQMWSVWDQRFPWVDSENTATTVTALLASLNSCCNPWIYMFFSGHLLQDCLQSFPCCQKIKQTLSKEDSNSNSRRQTSFTNNRSPTHSLNTWREMPHSKSTSFIPIPT; translated from the exons ATGCGCCTCGCCGGCGGCGCCGGCTCCCCCCGGGCTGTGCCCTCACCCGGGAATGGCAGCCGGTGGCGGGCGGCGGAgcccggcggcggcagcagcccCAGTCCCGAGGCGTGGTCGGGGTCGCCGAACGGCAGCCTGGGCGGCTGGGACCCCTTCGGGCGGGACGAGGAGCTGGCGAAGCTGGAGATCGCGGTGCTGGCCGTCACCTTCGCCGTGGCGGTGGTGGGGAACGGCAGCGTGCTGCTGGCCCTGCGGCGCACGCCGCGCAAGGCGTCCCGCATGCACCTCTTCATCCGCCACCTCAGCCTGGCCGACCTGGTGGTCGCCTTCTTCCaggtgctgccccagctctgctgggaggtgaCCCACCGCTTCCACGGCCCCGACGGGCTCTGCCGCGTCGTCAAGCACCTGCAGGTCTTCGGCATGTTCGCCTCGGCGTACATGCTGGTGGCCATGACCGCCGACCGCTACATCGCTGTCTGCCACCCGCTGAAGACGCTGCAGCAGCCCACCAAGCGCTCGTACGGGATGATCGCGGCGGCCTGGGCGCTCAgcctgctgctcagcaccccGCAGTACTTCATCTTCTCCCTCAGCGAAGTGGAGCGCGGCTCGCAGGTCTACGACTGCTGGGCGCACTTCATTATGCCCTGGGGACCCCGCGCCTACATCACTTGGATCACCGGCGGCATCTTCATCGCGCCtgtcctcatcctcatcatctgCTACGGCTTCATCTGCTACCGCATCTGGCGCAACGTGCGGGGCAAGACGCGCCCGGGGGAAGCGGCAGCAGCGGGTGGCGGTCGCCGGGCAGGTGATGATGGTGGCCCGCGACGGGGGCTGCTGCTTGCCCCTTGTGTCAGCAACGTCAAAACCATCTCCCGCGCCAAGATCCGCACCGTCAAGATGACCTTCGTCATCGTCTCGGTGTACGTCGTTTGCTGGGCGCCCTTCTTCACCATCCAGATGTGGTCCGTGTGGGACCAGCGCTTCCCCTGGGTCG atTCTGAAAACACTGCAACTACTGttacagctctgctggccagcCTGAACAGTTGCTGTAACCCATGGATCTACATGTTCTTCAGTGGGCACCTCCTCCAAGACTGCCTACAGAGCTTCCCTTGCTgccaaaaaataaagcaaacgCTGAGTAAAGAAGATTCAAACAGCAACAGCAGGCGACAGACTTCTTTCACCAACAACAGAAGCCCAACCCACAGCCTAAACACATGGAGGGAGATGCCCCACTCCAAATCGACCAGCTTCATCCCCATCCCAACATGA